In bacterium, the genomic stretch GAATAGCCGAACAGCTCATAGGTCCTGGGATTGCAGGACAGCAACCTCCCTTTGCTGTTGCAGATGATCAAAGCCCGGCTGGAGCGATCCGCCAGAGCATGATAGATCTCCATAAACCGCGGCGACTTGCTCAGCTGCCTGGCAGCGGGTTTGCGCGCCCGGCCGGAAGTTTTTTGCGACGCCGGCTTTTTCGTTTTCTTGTTCATGCGATCAAGTCCTGTAAGGTGGTGCACAGCGGAACGCCGCACGCCTGCAGGCGCTCCAGCGCGTGATGGCCGGCGTGAATGAGCACACAATCCATGCCCACAGCACGTGCGACCTGATGGTCATGGGTGGTGTCGCCGATCAGCAATACGGACTCGGGCGCCGCCGTGCAGCGCGACAGAAACGCTTGCGCCTGAGCCAGCTTGCCCTCGGCATAGTGATGGTCGAGACCATGAATGTCATCAAAAAAAGATTCCAGATCAAAATGCTGCAACCCCTGCTGCACC encodes the following:
- a CDS encoding PAS domain-containing protein, with the translated sequence MNKKTKKPASQKTSGRARKPAARQLSKSPRFMEIYHALADRSSRALIICNSKGRLLSCNPRTYELFGYS